In Channa argus isolate prfri chromosome 23, Channa argus male v1.0, whole genome shotgun sequence, the following are encoded in one genomic region:
- the LOC137108365 gene encoding uncharacterized protein, with protein MWDGSRTVVVSGVPDPLPVFRMADKLTVHFQSRRRSDGGDVEVVTYPTNLTGVAFVTFEQAEDAERVVRKEQHIMTDSAFPAEYLLTVFPFTRDVFLYVSSATVDLSVFGSDQASLIQSLQSAHRSVRFQPLSHERKATVEGPFAAVKALREDLIRRAGQFKSVLSAPTATVKLRESALNPRVISHHNFVGSVNCSKSKAEREPAGSNGLSVLLQSTGEESEVQSLLSNAKPQNSARQKAQSFCDTEEDEVEQLRAGSRHKITTDYRPERAKASPRHMLREEIDADIRSSLSGLYLLPTEKISAKQTAVEDVSQKHIGSDRISTTKTKGRNDIESCYSNSDYLKESHQSSSSVTAKLLKTSLKDVSVLKKGLFAACPENTEDACIWVDMHVFRYIEKFEKDEYDKCLRGLDSSVEEVDGTDLMRICLSDNQPTKAASKVQQALENLKTLVEHWQSQLRVHRISYDKKEQRSEERLIQVCSDVNIIFNDVLYMFKNSCIKVIGTSTTAYLFCQTVEDRLRSNRFL; from the exons ATGTGGGACGGAAGCAGGACTGTGGTGGTGTCCGGTGTGCCCGACCCGTTACCCGTGTTCAGAATGGCTGACAAGCTGACCGTTCACTTCCAGAGTCGCAGGAGAAGTGACGGAGGGGACGTGGAGGTGGTCACATACCCCACCAACCTGACGGGAGTGGCGTTTGTCACTTTTGAGCAAGCTGAAG ATGCAGAGAGGGTGGTGCGAAAGGAGCAGCACATCATGACAGACAGTGCATTTCCTGCAGAATACCTTCTCACTGTCTTCCCGTTCACCAGAGAT GTGTTTTTGTATGTCTCCAGTGCTACGGTCGATCTTTCTGTGTTCGGCAGTGATCAAGCATCGCTAATTCAGAGTCTGCAGTCAGCTCACAGGTCGGTGCGTTTCCAGCCTTTGTCTCATGAGAGGAAAGCAACTGTTGAGGGGCCTTTTGCTGCCGTCAAGGCCCTGAGAGAAGACCTCATTCGCAGGGCCGGCCAGTTTAAATCCGTGCTCTCAGCCCCGACTGCTACCGTGAAACTCAGAGAATCTGCTCTTAATCCGAGGGTAATATCTCATCACAACTTCGTCGGCTCTGTGAACTGCAGCAAGTCCAAAGCTGAGCGGGAACCGGCAGGCTCGAATGGCTTATCAGTGCTGCTGCAGAGCACAGGTGAGGAAAGCGAAGTCCAAAGCCTGCTCTCAAATGCAAAACCTCAAAACTCTGCCAGGCAAAAAGCACAAAGCTTTTGTGACACAGAGGAAGATGAAGTGGAGCAGCTAAGAGCAGGGTCCAGACACAAAATTACCACAGACTATAGACCAGAGCGAGCAAAGGCCAGTCCTAGACACATGCTCAGGGAGGAGATTGATGCAGACATTAGATCTTCTTTATCAGGCCTCTACCTGCTCCCTACAGAGAAGATATCAGCAAAACAGACAGCAGTGGAGGATGTTTCGCAAAAACACATCGGATCAGACAGGATTTCCACAACCAAGACCAAAGGAAGGAATGATATTGAGTCTTGTTACAGTAACAGTGATTATCTGAAGGAATCACATCAGAGCAGTTCATCAGTCACAGCTAAGCTTCTCAAAACCTCACTCAAAGATGTCTCAGTGTTGAAAAAAGGCCTGTTTGCAGCCTGTCCGGAGAACACTGAGGATGCCTGCATCTGGGTCGACATGCACGTATTCAGATACATTGAAAAATTTGAAAAGGATGAGTATGACAAATGCCTGAGAGGTCTGGACTCATCTGTTGAGGAAGTTGATGGAACCGACCTTATGCGGATATGTTTAAGTGATAATCAGCCCACCAAAGCGGCCTCAAAGGTTCAGCAGGCCTTGGAAAACCTGAAGACTTTGGTGGAGCATTGGCAGTCCCAACTAAGAGTTCATAGGATCTCATATGACAAAAAGGAGCAGCGTTCGGAAGAGAGACTGATTCAGGTCTGCAGTGAtgtgaatattattttcaatGATGTTCTTTACATGTTTAAGAATTCTTGCATAAAAGTCATTGGCACTTCAACAACTGCTTACCTGTTCTGTCAGACGGTGGAGGACAGATTAAGGTCGAATAGGTTCTTGTAA